GTGTTCAAAGAGTACGGATTATACATGATGACATGAACGCTTCTTTTACAGGACAGGCCTCCTCAATAGCTGAATTTCTCTTATCCACGTGCACGTTTTAGATGTCATCATGTGCTATACATAAGGCTCTGTTCAGAAATGATACTCTGTCAATATTTAGACCgaatttttcaattcattcatcTTTATATTTAGATCGAGTTTGTTTTTTCAAGTGCTTCCAAAACGATCAAGAAGCTGAAGTAATAAATCCGAACTCTGAAAGACTATAAACGAGAGAATATATAAGAGTTAAAAGAAGAGAGTGATGCATTTGGCCGTGTGATTCCAATGGCATTGAGGAATTAGGGAGTTAATTCACACCAAATGgaggtagctagctagctagctagccataATCCATTTTCCTGAGGCTCAATATATATCTGATCTCCTTTAATTTGACAGGTGGTAACGTGGTTGATAGTCCCAaaattgatcaaagaagaagggATTAAGCTGATAATGACAATACTTTTAGTAACCTACTTGTTTCAGTTCCTTCCCAAAATCTACCATAGCATTTACTTGTTGAGAAAACTGCAAAAGGTCACAGGTTATATCTTTGGTAGTGATTGGTGGCGTTTGCACCTTAATCTCCTTGCCTACTTCATTGCTTCTCATGTAAGTTGCCTGCCTAGCTACCTTCATTCTGCTTCAAAATATGAACTAATTTTAcctatttatttgataattagaaattaagtaattaattatCCTATGATCTACAGGTTGTAGGGGGGTGCTGGTATGCCCTTTCAACACAACGACTTGTGTCGTGCCTCCAGAAACAGTACCGTGACAGACCAAGTATTAACAAGTAGTACTACCGTAATCTCTCGATCTTTATTAATTTGCTCAGAGGGATCAATTGGTTGTGTTAACCAGTCTCcaccaacaaaaaatatttataggtCATTATGCTTGGATGTCGATGGGCCTTTCAATTATGGGATCTATACGGAGGCACTTCCAGTATTTTCTAGCAATTCTCTCGCTCTTACCATCCTCTATCCCATATACTGGGGTTTTTTGAACCTTAggtaattaaataatgattaaaattattataatcttaattaatgcCAATACAAAAATGATCTTAGTTGTATGTTATCATGCGTTAATTAATTTCCATGAATTTTTAGATCGTAGCTTAGAAATTAataatctaaataattttttatactattagttatatacgtaattgtttatataattatgcttatatatatatatattttacatgcAGCACTTTTGGAAACGTTCTTGAGCCTTCATGTAACTGGTTGGAATTGATAGTCAGTATTTGCATCACGCTTGCGGGCTTGGCACTCTTCATTACTTTGGTTGGCAACATCCAGGTGACCCATTACTCATgacgtgatttttttttaagaaaaaattattcttaatcttaataatttattgacttatcaaatatatgaatatttGCACCGACTTGTATATAGCATcacgctttaaaaaaaaattgtcaaatgtattaatatatattggacaTTAAAAATTAGAAGAACTTTTCTCTGTAATTATGAAGATATTTCTGCATACGGTCACGGCAACTAAGAAAGAAATGCAGCTGAGATATCGAGATATGGAGAGGTGGATGAAAAGAAGGCAGTTGCCATCTCATTTGAGACGGAGAGTTCGCCATTTTGAACGCCAAAGATGGGCAGCCATGGGAGGATTGGATGAGATGGAATTGATTAGAGATTTGCCCGATGGCCTCCGTAGGGACATTAAGCGTTATCTTCGCATAGATCTTGTCAAGAAGGTAACAAAAACCATTTATTTCCCTTGTCAAGATCTACAGACGAGAAGacgtttaaaataaaatatgacattattttgaaaatgaacttCAATTGATTTACATTAATTGCACTATGTATCTCTCGTGATCGTGATCATGATCAGGTTCCTCTACTCCAAATGTTGGACGATCTTATTCTTGACAACATCTGCGATATGGTCACACCCCTTTTCTTTTCCAGGGGCGAAAAGGTGCAATTCTACCCGCACcttcataaattatatttataaattggtGTGGAATGCATACTATTTACATGTTAATATCAACTTCTAGTACCTTATTTAATTAAGTTGCAAGTTGTACGTACGTAGAACTGCTCTTAagaatttcaacttttttttttttgaactagTTTGGTGTTCCCATAAATTAGCAGATTATTAGAGAAGGAGACCCTGTTCACAGGATGATATTTATAGGTAATGGACGCCTAAACCGTCGCCAAGCGCTTGGTAAAAAATTCATAACGACCAGTACTGTGCTTGAAGCTGGTAGCTTTCTGGGTGAAGATCTCCTATCCTGGTGCCTCCACCAATCTTTTACAGATCGGCTTCCGTTCTCACCTGCAACATTTGTTTGTCTAGAGTCCGTAGAAGCATATGGTCTGGATGCCTGCAATCTCCGATTTATAACCGAACATTTCCGTTACAAGTTTTCCGGCGATAGACTTATGAGGACGATGAGATACTACTCGTCCAATTGGCGAACATGGGGAGCCGTCATAATACAGTTTGCTTGGCGTCGCTACAGGATAAGAACTAGGAGATCAGCAGTGACTGATCATCTTGATCCTTTGATGCAAAATAGATCAGGCAGTAGTGAGAATTTGCTCAGACAGGGTGCTGCATTATTAATCATGTCACTCAGGCCTCATGATCACttggaataataataaaaaaaaatgtttatgttGACAAACTTTAATTTGGTTAACTGGTCTAACTATTTGTTTATCAGTAGTACTAGTCATGATGCACTTCCATTTCTGACGCACATGATCTCTGCACTTGCTCGGCACACATGTAACACATCTCACAGTACTCTCACCTATCCCAAGCTAGCTAGCGTAACGCGCGACTTGTACCTTTAATTCCCAACTCAAGATGCATGTCCAAGACATACGGTCTGCGAAATAATTAACGAGAAAGCTGCCTACACGGACGACTAATGCTATTTTGCTCTATTTGAGATTTATAGTTTAGGTCatgattttctaattttttttaagctcttttgattttattatatatatatatatatctatagaagtatatatttctttttttaccgTACTCTGTACGGATAGTTCTCGaacaataatttaagttaacaaaaataatatttacagtcatttttaaatacttttatgtatattttattaatgtgattagttatatattaaaaaaattaatgcattcaatcatatcaatagagtgtgTAAAGAGTAGGTAAAAATGACTTCGCGTAAcattattcttaaattattttactgataaattgaaataatatctaaataaatctaaaattaaattcCGGAAAACTTATCCCCGCATAGATTCTAATGgattgtttggaaaaaaaaatgtctttatctcatctaaaaatttcattttcaaatatcattcaaatagaaatattttttaatttcaaatattttaaattttttatctaattattttacttaattaataattataatttttttaaattttcaaacaaaacataaaaaaatgattctcttttctctcttatttatgacataataaaatatttgagcgtaggagagagagagaagagaatctTAATCCTAAGATTTGATATTATGACATATTTGAGCTTGCAGACAATTATTAAGTCCTTCGTAACAACCCATGCATTTTGATCTCATGatgtttataattataattattatcagCGATCATGAGTAGTCATGACAAATAACAAAATTGCCTAGATTTTGTGGTAGCACTACCTCTCTTTAAGATTAAGATATTGGCTGGCCGTTTATGGGAATCTTGATGAAATTAATTTACACGTGTTTAATTTGCTgcagcatgcatatatatgtatcaCTTGTCATGCCTCAAAAGCAAAAAACAAGCCTTCGGATTGCATTTTGCATTCATCGATCCAGCCACCTGTCTGGCCTGTATgtactaattaattaaggtGCATGACTTCGATCGAGTGCATGCAGGCCTGATCTATCTATCAGATTACTTTCAAACCCCATTCACAACTAAAAGTTACGGCCAGcttatataagaaaataaataatagccCAAATTAAGCTCCTCAGGAAActaaacaaagcaaaaaaaatcaaaatagaaaTTCAAGTTCACTTAAAAGAGTTCATAAATTCATTACATCGACGGTAACGATCGACAGACACCATATAAAAAGCACTCAAAAACCACAACACGATAACGATCGAGAAACAGACAATTAACCAATGAACCCTTCCACTACAGCTTCCATCGCATGGACGCACGCGTACCTAGATGAGAGCTTAAGATCAGCCCTGGGCACCAGAGACATGCTGCTGACCAAACTGCTCAGCCTTGTCCTTCATCTCTCGAGCCTTGCTAGCCAGCTTCATGCGTGCCTGGTCAATTTGTTCCGCCCCAGGTGGTTTCCCTCCTGTCACGTACCTGTAAATCCACGACAAAACTGTCACCGCCGCTACTCCGAATCCACCGGAGGCCAAGAACCCCAAGATAATAAGACAGACTGTAATGACCGCCGGGACGAGAATAGGACTGAATATCACAAACAGTGGGGTGACTACGGTCAAGGCGATGACCGTGCCGGCTAGGATCAAACCAGAGAGTAGCAGGAGGGACCCTCCAGCGGTGGCCGCGGTGGCTGCCTTGACAACTTGATGCGACCGGGGTTGTTGGGCTGGGTGCTGGGATTGCCGTTGGTGCTCGGCCATTGGATATATCGATGAAGATCGATCGGACGATTAAGAATTGAGCAGAGAAACACCGTATATATGCTGGTGGGGCTTCTGATACTGATCGTAGGCAGACGTGGGAGGGATCGAGGTGGGTTTTATAGAGAGGCATGAGGTGTCGTTGCATTTGCACGTCTTGAAGAAAGGGTGGCACGTGTTGGAGAGTCTTCATGCACGGACCGCATGCAGAAGAACGTGGCTTGGTCTTGAGACACGTACGTACGTCGACGTTTTTGTCCGATTTGAGATTGTTGGTCAAGAGATCAGAGAGCGAGGTTGGGGAGGATAAGGATTCGACAATGACTTCGGCTGGAAACAATGGAGTGCAAGTGCTCGACGTCGACTACTTGTAATCGACTTAAGTGCatgggtatatatatatcattatcgtACTGTACTagtaacattttatttatttattattattagaaccATGCAGTgacaatttgattaaaaaaatgaaagaaaacaattgAATGCATTAATATTGTTCGGGAGTTCATCATGTAAAAGACTAAGTATCTTTGGCTCATTCGACTACATCAAGTATGCATTCATTATAAGGTTTTTCCCAGGATATATATTTCTCCTATTTCGTTTTAAAGCCTTGACTTGATCCCTGAAATGTTTGAGTTGCATATAAATGATCTTATCCAAAAAATCTATATACTGATTATATGGTTTAATTGTATGAATCATcatatttactttacaataaaataaattttataatctgaa
This genomic window from Carya illinoinensis cultivar Pawnee chromosome 7, C.illinoinensisPawnee_v1, whole genome shotgun sequence contains:
- the LOC122317528 gene encoding oleosin 1-like; the protein is MAEHQRQSQHPAQQPRSHQVVKAATAATAGGSLLLLSGLILAGTVIALTVVTPLFVIFSPILVPAVITVCLIILGFLASGGFGVAAVTVLSWIYRYVTGGKPPGAEQIDQARMKLASKAREMKDKAEQFGQQHVSGAQG